In the Anastrepha obliqua isolate idAnaObli1 chromosome 1, idAnaObli1_1.0, whole genome shotgun sequence genome, one interval contains:
- the LOC129235592 gene encoding pupal cuticle protein 36-like produces MRAFMVLCFVALATADKLGYNYQPVGHSDSGLSFIPGSGSSGGLPGSTGGLGGIGGGLGGLGSGPSSGFGGLGGVGGPSGGSSGSFGNLGNGLGGLGGGLGGGPSGSFGNLGNGLGGLGGGLGGLGGGPSYGIDGGSSSGPSGPSDYSGGSSGSALGSSSSVGAPAEAEYEKEFYTYTADESDFNEPESNDQVANSLKKNLRVIFIKGPENNGLEKAAINLAKHASEQKTAIYVLQKQADLGDLANKLQVSHDLQSHKPEVHFVKYRTPEDAANAQKAIQSQYDQLDGPSQSHDGGAAPVHNFASPAARNAPSGDSDGISGPAGGISGDAGRVGGVPSGLGSGGRVSGGKGPAAPRATYLPAAILRAFRF; encoded by the exons ATGCGTGCATTTATG GTTTTGTGCTTTGTGGCTTTGGCCACCGCCGATAAATTAGGCTACAACTATCAACCAGTGGGGCACTCGGATAGTGGTCTTTCCTTCATTCCTGGGAGTGGTAGCAGCGGAGGTTTACCTGGTTCTACAGGAGGTCTAGGCGGTATTGGTGGTGGTCTTGGCGGCTTGGGTAGTGGACCATCGAGTGGATTTGGAGGTCTTGGAGGTGTCGGAGGTCCAAGCGGCGGTTCATCTGGAAGTTTCGGCAACTTAGGCAATGGTCTTGGCGGATTAGGCGGTGGATTGGGAGGTGGTCCATCTGGAAGTTTCGGCAACTTAGGCAATGGTCTTGGCGGATTAGGCGGTGGATTGGGAGGTTTGGGAGGCGGTCCATCTTATGGCATTGACGGTGGTTCGAGCTCAGGTCCTTCTGGTCCTAGTGATTACAGCGGTGGCAGCAGTGGCAGCGCACTTGGTAGCAGTAGCTCAGTTGGCGCCCCAGCAGAAGCGGAATACGAAAAGGAATTCTATACATACACCGCTGATGAAAGTGATTTCAATGAACCAGAATCCAACGACCAGGTCGCCAATTCATTAAAGAAGAATTTACGTGTTATTTTCATCAAGGGACCCGAAAACAACGGTTTGGAAAAGGCCGCTATCAACTTGGCTAAACATGCTTCCGAACAGAAGACCGCTATCTATGTGTTGCAGAAACAAGCGGATTTGGGTGACTTAGCTAACAAATTGCAAGTTTCACATGATTTGCAGAGCCACAAACCCGAAGTACACTTTGTGAAATATCGCACTCCCGAAGATGCGGCTAACGCTCAAAAGGCCATTCAATCGCAATATGATCAGTTGGATGGACCTTCACAATCGCACGATGGTGGAGCTGCTCCAGTTCACAACTTTGCATCTCCAGCTGCTCGCAATGCTCCTTCTGGTGATAGCGACGGTATCTCTGGCCCTGCTGGGGGAATTTCAGGTGATGCCGGACGAGTTGGAGGTGTTCCGAGTGGACTTGGATCGGGTGGTAGAGTTTCGGGTGGGAAAGGCCCAGCTGCACCAAGAGCGACATACTTACCTGCCGCTATCCTGAGGGCTTTTcggttttag